The Terriglobia bacterium genome segment TTTGAAGGATGTGCAGGAACAGATCAATTCGTCCACCAAGCCCGCCTCCCTCGCGTTTCCGGATACGCTTCACCTGATGCTGCATATCGACATTGAAACTACGCGCGCCACAGTCAACAACGTTCTGGCTTGGCTGCCGGGCCAGTCGGATGAATACGTCATCATCGGAGCTCACTACGATCATCTTGGCCGCGGCAATTTCGATTCGCTAGCGCCATCACAAATCGGCCAGATTCATCCCGGAGCCGATGACAATGCCAGCGGAACAGCGGGAGTTCTCGAGCTAGCGCGGCTGCTCGCTCCGCAGCGCAGCTTATTCAAGCGCAGCATCCTGTTTATGGATTTTGCAGGTGAAGAACTCGGATTGCTGGGCTCGGCGGCGTGGGTTCAGAATCCGACGCGCCCGCTGGCGAAAGCCATTGCCATGCTCAACATGGACATGATCAGACGCATCAAGGATGACAAGGTTTACATCGGCGGCGTGGGGACCGGCTCCACTCTCAAGGCCGCGCTTGAGCAAGCTCAGAAAGAAGCCCCGTTTAAAATCGAATACTCTGCCGGTGGATATTCCTCGAGCGACCACACGTCGTTTGTGTCGAAGAAGATTCCGGTGCTGTTCTTCTTCTCCGGCCTTCACTCGGATTACCACAAGCCGTCCGACACCTGGGACAAAATCGATTCCGCCTCGGCCGCGCGCCTGCTGGACCTGGTCGGCAACGTAGCAGTGCAACTGGCGAACTCCCCCGATGTGCCAGCGTTCCAAGTTGTTGCGGAGAACAAGCCATCTGGAGGCGGAGGAGGATACGGTCCGTACTTCGGATCGATTCCGGACTTTGGCCAAACCGAAAATGGAGTGAAGTTCTCCGATGTGAAGCCGAATTCGCCAGCGGCCAAGGCGGGATTGAAAGCCGGCGACATCCTGACGCAGTTCGGAGATAAGCCCATCAAGAACCTGTACGACTTCACCGACGCATTGCGCCGCAGCAAGGTGGGAGACGTTGTCGAAGTAAAGGTGCTGCGCGATGGTCAGACGCTCACCGTCAACGTGAAGCTCGAACAGCGAAAATAGATGTGGCGGATTATCCGCGGCAGACGATCGGGCGCCCGCGCCATAATTCCAGAATCCCTTATAATCGTCGATCACAGAGAGGACGCCTTTGCCCTTCGACGACCTTCGCCAGTGGATTGCGGCGCTTGACCGCGCCGGCCAACTGAAGCGCATCCAAACTGAAGCCAATCCCATTCTTGAGATCGCCGAAATCACAGATCGCGTTTCCAAGGGCCGCGACGGCCAAGGTTCTCGCGGAGGCTCCGCGCTACTATTCCAGAATCTGAAGGGTCATCCCGGCTCGCAGTTGCTGATTAA includes the following:
- a CDS encoding M28 family peptidase; amino-acid sequence: MPKHSPRRLSILTLSVVTLALVAASTPVPQADSARYLNDIKSLAAPDMEGRGAGTKGLTRAEHLIEKRYKELGLQPAGVNSYAQPFTVVTGARLKSDNRLAVKSPDSSKELKINQDFVPFSFSSSGEVTGPVVFAGYGATADEFHYDDYGGLDVNDKIVVVLRYEPSGFAEKSGNHGLTQHSQLISKAINARNHGAKAIVVINGKLGDGEEDSLTRFGSVSGRENVGAVRVQVKNAVAESWFQTAGKSLKDVQEQINSSTKPASLAFPDTLHLMLHIDIETTRATVNNVLAWLPGQSDEYVIIGAHYDHLGRGNFDSLAPSQIGQIHPGADDNASGTAGVLELARLLAPQRSLFKRSILFMDFAGEELGLLGSAAWVQNPTRPLAKAIAMLNMDMIRRIKDDKVYIGGVGTGSTLKAALEQAQKEAPFKIEYSAGGYSSSDHTSFVSKKIPVLFFFSGLHSDYHKPSDTWDKIDSASAARLLDLVGNVAVQLANSPDVPAFQVVAENKPSGGGGGYGPYFGSIPDFGQTENGVKFSDVKPNSPAAKAGLKAGDILTQFGDKPIKNLYDFTDALRRSKVGDVVEVKVLRDGQTLTVNVKLEQRK